The proteins below come from a single Desulfovibrio sp. genomic window:
- a CDS encoding ABC transporter ATP-binding protein — protein sequence MSDHHHDAAIFSLEGICFAYGQGNSPRTVLCDVDFSLHPGQRIGLYGPNGSGKTTLFRCITGLARPQAGQVLFHGTPLKDEKDFYDLRCKVGFVLQHAEDQLFFPTVLEDVAFGPLNLGFSADEARDCALDTLRDLGLAGFENRLTHRLSGGEKKLVSLASVMAMKPEALLLDEPTNGLDNDARQRIIDILGSLDTARITISHDWDFLAQTSTQYLTIANNRLSACAPSSAHAHMHAHPLGNEPHEH from the coding sequence ATGTCTGACCACCATCACGATGCAGCCATTTTCAGCCTTGAGGGCATCTGCTTTGCTTACGGGCAGGGTAACTCGCCGCGCACTGTGCTGTGCGATGTGGATTTTTCGCTGCATCCCGGTCAGCGTATCGGTCTCTATGGACCCAATGGGAGCGGCAAGACAACGCTTTTTCGCTGTATCACGGGCCTCGCGCGGCCTCAGGCGGGTCAGGTGCTGTTTCACGGCACTCCCCTCAAGGACGAAAAGGATTTCTACGATCTGCGCTGCAAGGTGGGCTTTGTGCTGCAACACGCAGAAGACCAGCTCTTTTTCCCCACCGTGCTGGAGGACGTGGCCTTTGGCCCGCTGAATCTTGGCTTTTCAGCCGACGAGGCCAGAGACTGCGCCCTGGACACCCTGCGCGATCTCGGCTTGGCCGGATTTGAAAACCGCCTTACCCATCGGCTTTCCGGCGGCGAAAAAAAACTCGTATCCCTGGCTTCTGTGATGGCCATGAAGCCCGAGGCGCTGCTGCTTGACGAACCCACCAACGGCCTTGATAACGATGCCCGCCAGCGCATCATCGACATCTTGGGCAGTCTGGACACGGCGCGCATAACCATCTCCCATGACTGGGATTTTCTGGCGCAAACATCCACCCAGTACCTCACCATCGCCAACAATCGGCTGAGCGCCTGCGCCCCCTCCTCTGCCCACGCCCATATGCACGCCCACCCGCTGGGCAACGAACCTCACGAGCATTAG
- the cbiQ gene encoding cobalt ECF transporter T component CbiQ has translation MFDQPFVRPSLIQRIDPRVRMAFAGGLAVCISLLHSLTACGMALALGLALLAAANPPARALLQRLGAINIFIVFLWCVTPLTTPGTPLAHWGILTVSAEGVRLALLVSIKSNAIACVFLALVATMDAPTAGHALERLHCPPKLVFLFLFTARYVHVIAQEWHTLLVAARLRGFRPRTSMHTYRTMASLLGLLLVRSYERSLRVREAMVLRGFSGHFRSVTVFHAQKGDCIFALGLLLCMAGIIAVECLGGLNV, from the coding sequence GTGTTTGACCAGCCCTTTGTTCGCCCATCGCTCATACAGCGTATTGACCCCCGCGTTCGCATGGCCTTCGCGGGGGGGCTTGCGGTATGCATATCGCTGCTGCACAGCCTGACCGCCTGCGGCATGGCCCTTGCTCTGGGTCTGGCGCTGCTGGCGGCGGCCAATCCGCCAGCCCGCGCGCTGCTGCAACGCCTCGGCGCCATCAATATCTTCATTGTTTTTCTGTGGTGCGTAACACCCCTGACCACGCCGGGAACCCCACTGGCGCATTGGGGAATACTCACAGTCAGCGCCGAAGGCGTGCGCCTTGCGCTGCTGGTGAGCATCAAGTCCAATGCCATTGCCTGCGTTTTTCTGGCGCTTGTCGCCACCATGGACGCCCCAACCGCCGGCCATGCGCTGGAGCGGCTGCACTGTCCGCCCAAGCTCGTTTTCCTCTTTCTTTTCACAGCCAGATACGTTCACGTCATCGCCCAGGAATGGCACACCCTGCTGGTGGCGGCACGGTTGCGCGGTTTTCGCCCGCGCACCAGCATGCATACCTACCGCACCATGGCATCCCTGCTGGGCCTGTTGCTGGTGCGCAGTTACGAGCGCTCGCTGCGGGTGCGCGAGGCTATGGTATTGCGGGGGTTTTCCGGCCATTTCAGATCGGTGACGGTATTCCACGCTCAGAAGGGCGACTGTATTTTCGCACTGGGCCTGCTGTTGTGCATGGCGGGGATAATCGCGGTTGAATGCCTGGGAGGCCTCAATGTCTGA
- a CDS encoding cobalamin biosynthesis protein CbiL produces MHSICSRKAFSPILPALLSTLFLLFTLALPHAAQAHRVNIFAWTEGDQVVAECGFNGGNKVKQGQVVVYDAATGAKLQEGRTDDQGVYRFPVPAEGKAHGLRIVVKAGEGHQNEWMMDAAELAAVQTPAIPASASEAKDAAASAAEKTSPVTHAVSTATPGAKGAAAPIPSAAGVSSGELQTIVNTALDVKLGPIRRELAEMRVSRPGFSEIFGGIGWLVGLAGIALYFKGRRG; encoded by the coding sequence ATGCATTCCATTTGCTCGCGCAAGGCATTCTCACCCATATTGCCCGCACTGTTGTCCACGCTGTTTTTGCTCTTCACGCTGGCATTGCCCCATGCGGCTCAGGCCCACCGGGTCAATATTTTTGCATGGACAGAAGGGGATCAGGTTGTTGCGGAATGCGGCTTTAACGGCGGCAACAAGGTCAAGCAGGGACAGGTGGTGGTGTACGATGCTGCCACTGGCGCAAAACTGCAGGAAGGCCGCACAGATGACCAGGGCGTGTACCGTTTTCCTGTTCCCGCTGAGGGTAAGGCCCACGGCCTGCGCATTGTCGTCAAGGCGGGCGAAGGACATCAGAATGAATGGATGATGGACGCCGCCGAACTGGCAGCGGTTCAGACGCCAGCCATTCCCGCCAGCGCCTCCGAAGCAAAGGACGCGGCGGCCTCTGCTGCCGAAAAAACATCTCCGGTTACACACGCAGTATCCACGGCAACCCCCGGAGCAAAAGGCGCGGCTGCACCCATCCCAAGCGCTGCCGGCGTCAGCTCCGGGGAGCTGCAAACCATTGTCAACACGGCGCTGGATGTGAAACTTGGCCCCATCCGCCGGGAACTTGCGGAAATGCGCGTGTCGCGCCCCGGATTTTCTGAAATCTTCGGCGGCATCGGCTGGCTGGTAGGTCTGGCGGGCATTGCCCTTTACTTCAAGGGGCGTCGGGGGTAA
- the cbiM gene encoding cobalt transporter CbiM, whose amino-acid sequence MHIAEGVLSPAVLATGYALTAAGTALGLKKLDYDRLMTVAILAATFFVGSLIHVPIGITSAHLILNGLLGVILGWAAFPAILAALALQALLFQFGGLVVLGVNTFTMGFSAVVAGYVFRGLCRAWPSPTGQKIAAFCGGALGVMGAGLLTAVALASSDEGFATAARLLFLAHLPIMLAEGLITMLTVGFIARVRPEMLRLSAA is encoded by the coding sequence ATGCATATTGCCGAAGGCGTTCTTTCCCCTGCCGTGCTTGCCACGGGTTACGCCCTGACCGCCGCCGGAACGGCCCTGGGCCTGAAAAAACTCGATTATGACAGGCTCATGACCGTGGCCATCCTTGCCGCGACTTTTTTTGTGGGCTCGCTCATCCATGTGCCCATCGGCATTACCAGCGCGCACCTTATTCTCAATGGCCTTCTGGGCGTGATACTCGGGTGGGCGGCCTTTCCGGCCATTCTGGCGGCTCTGGCACTGCAGGCGCTACTGTTCCAGTTTGGCGGCCTTGTGGTGTTGGGGGTCAACACCTTCACCATGGGATTTTCAGCCGTTGTGGCGGGCTACGTGTTTCGCGGCCTGTGCCGTGCGTGGCCCTCACCAACAGGGCAAAAAATTGCCGCTTTCTGCGGCGGCGCGCTGGGCGTCATGGGCGCGGGCCTGCTGACGGCGGTGGCTCTCGCCTCCAGCGATGAAGGCTTTGCCACAGCCGCGCGGCTGCTGTTTTTGGCGCATCTGCCCATCATGCTGGCCGAAGGGCTTATTACCATGCTGACCGTGGGCTTTATCGCCAGGGTGCGCCCTGAAATGCTGCGCCTGAGCGCGGCCTGA
- a CDS encoding DUF4198 domain-containing protein, translating to MWKICCASLALLLMWGTQAQAHFGMVIPSTPTVADKKDANVQLEISFVHPMEMQGMDMAAPAAATVTHDGKTEDIKATLKPATVLGHKAWQTTYGIKKPGVYQFAIEPAPYFEPAEDKFIIHYTKTVVAAFGEEEGWDAPLGLKTEIVPLTRPFANYTGNVFRGRVLLDGKPVAGADVEVECYNKGKAHTAPNDFYVTQVVKTDENGVFTYGIPWAGWWGFAALNTSAEKMEYKGEAKEVELGAVMWVNFAAPKTK from the coding sequence ATGTGGAAAATTTGCTGCGCCAGCCTTGCTCTGCTGCTCATGTGGGGAACCCAGGCCCAGGCCCATTTTGGCATGGTCATTCCCTCCACCCCCACGGTTGCCGACAAGAAGGACGCCAACGTGCAGTTGGAAATCTCCTTTGTGCACCCCATGGAAATGCAGGGCATGGATATGGCCGCGCCTGCAGCGGCTACCGTCACCCATGACGGAAAAACAGAAGATATCAAGGCAACCCTCAAGCCCGCCACAGTGCTGGGCCACAAGGCATGGCAAACCACCTATGGCATCAAAAAGCCCGGCGTGTACCAGTTTGCCATTGAGCCCGCCCCCTATTTTGAACCTGCGGAAGACAAGTTCATCATCCATTACACCAAGACCGTGGTGGCCGCCTTTGGCGAAGAGGAAGGCTGGGATGCCCCCCTTGGCCTGAAAACGGAAATCGTGCCCCTTACCCGCCCCTTTGCCAACTACACAGGCAATGTATTCCGTGGCCGCGTTCTGCTTGACGGCAAACCTGTTGCCGGAGCGGACGTGGAAGTGGAATGCTACAACAAGGGCAAGGCCCACACCGCCCCCAACGATTTTTATGTCACCCAGGTCGTAAAGACCGATGAAAACGGCGTCTTCACCTATGGCATTCCCTGGGCAGGCTGGTGGGGCTTTGCGGCCCTGAACACCTCCGCCGAAAAAATGGAATACAAGGGGGAAGCCAAGGAAGTGGAACTGGGCGCTGTGATGTGGGTGAATTTTGCCGCACCCAAGACCAAGTAA
- a CDS encoding glutamine amidotransferase yields the protein MKRCVAIQHVAFENLGVFVQPLEEAGFAISYVQAGVVPLEPELWKDADLAVVLGGPIGVYQEDLYPFLTDEKALVASRLASGRPLLGVCLGAQLMASALDADVYPGTAKEIGWGQVELTPAGLSGPLAELVGAPVLHWHGDTFDLPRGSDLLASTAITPHQAFRPGPGQLGLQFHAEMDAALMETWLVGHCSELGVNGFDPRAIRDDAQRLGAQARGAGQAFMRRWLMEEVR from the coding sequence ATGAAGCGTTGCGTTGCTATTCAGCATGTGGCTTTTGAAAATTTGGGTGTGTTTGTGCAGCCGCTTGAAGAAGCGGGGTTTGCGATCAGCTATGTGCAGGCCGGGGTTGTGCCCCTGGAGCCGGAGCTGTGGAAGGATGCCGACCTTGCCGTGGTGCTGGGCGGCCCCATTGGGGTGTATCAGGAAGACCTGTATCCCTTTCTCACGGATGAAAAGGCGCTGGTGGCGAGCCGTCTTGCTTCGGGCCGTCCGCTGCTAGGCGTCTGCCTTGGCGCGCAGCTTATGGCCAGCGCCCTTGATGCCGACGTGTACCCCGGAACCGCCAAGGAGATTGGCTGGGGCCAGGTTGAACTCACCCCGGCGGGCTTGAGCGGCCCTCTGGCGGAGCTTGTGGGCGCGCCCGTGCTGCACTGGCATGGCGACACGTTTGATCTGCCCCGGGGCAGTGACCTGCTTGCCTCAACGGCCATCACGCCGCATCAGGCCTTCCGGCCCGGGCCGGGGCAGCTCGGTTTGCAGTTCCATGCGGAAATGGACGCGGCCTTGATGGAAACATGGCTTGTGGGCCATTGCAGCGAACTTGGCGTTAACGGTTTTGACCCCCGCGCCATACGCGATGACGCCCAGAGGCTCGGCGCCCAAGCGCGGGGCGCAGGGCAGGCCTTCATGCGCCGCTGGCTAATGGAAGAGGTTCGCTAG
- a CDS encoding glycosyltransferase, with product MANPIVNITIPVFNRYHLTQKTLLALRKTAPCIAYAVTVVDNGSEQSLRDRLVELHKDGIIDNLFLLPRNMGISCACNIGWRAVDAPYYMKLDNDMAVITPHWLENLFRLWAHGAPVSTLGPTFTAQDMVKNPGTITSEDGILGICTSNLMGSAIVIPKSVSDILGYWSEDYGLYGADDGDYGARMNCAGLPQYYYDANDFFVNGGKYDNSEYEDTDLNKGKEHARLFKDESGGIGLFVLNYFLYNMCVRNWKVPLRYRIRDMDGYNVVLEEDPAYALIQQALSRSKNLLDNLVAAGRNNDMYSDAVVNRLKRIWEGCGQECTPL from the coding sequence ATGGCCAATCCTATTGTAAACATCACCATACCTGTTTTTAACAGGTACCATCTTACGCAGAAGACGCTGCTGGCTCTGCGCAAAACCGCACCATGCATCGCATATGCCGTTACGGTGGTGGATAACGGCAGCGAGCAATCCCTGCGCGACCGGCTGGTGGAGCTGCACAAAGACGGGATCATCGACAATCTCTTTCTGCTGCCGCGTAATATGGGCATATCCTGCGCCTGCAACATCGGCTGGCGCGCAGTGGACGCCCCCTATTACATGAAGCTCGACAACGATATGGCGGTCATAACGCCCCACTGGCTGGAAAATCTTTTCAGACTGTGGGCGCACGGCGCCCCTGTTTCTACTCTGGGGCCAACGTTCACAGCACAAGACATGGTGAAAAATCCAGGCACGATCACCAGTGAGGACGGCATACTTGGCATTTGCACTTCCAATTTAATGGGGAGCGCCATTGTCATCCCCAAAAGTGTTTCGGACATACTGGGCTACTGGAGTGAGGATTACGGCCTGTACGGCGCAGATGATGGGGATTATGGCGCCCGCATGAACTGTGCCGGATTGCCGCAATATTACTATGACGCCAACGATTTTTTTGTAAACGGTGGCAAGTACGACAATTCGGAATACGAAGATACAGATTTGAATAAGGGCAAGGAACATGCCCGGCTTTTCAAGGATGAGTCCGGCGGTATTGGATTGTTTGTATTGAATTACTTTCTGTACAACATGTGTGTCCGCAACTGGAAGGTGCCGCTGCGTTACCGCATCAGGGATATGGATGGCTACAATGTGGTGCTTGAGGAAGATCCCGCCTATGCGCTCATCCAGCAGGCCCTGAGCCGCAGCAAGAATCTGCTGGACAATCTGGTTGCGGCAGGCCGCAATAACGACATGTATTCAGATGCCGTGGTGAATCGTCTTAAAAGAATCTGGGAAGGCTGCGGGCAGGAATGCACCCCCTTGTGA